The following are encoded together in the Clostridia bacterium genome:
- a CDS encoding isoprenyl transferase codes for MDLKIGPDNPAMPKHIGIIMDGNGRWAKKRGLPRSAGHKEGAKTFKKISEYCQQIGIKYLTVYAFSTENWKRPEEEIEGIFALLHIYIWNERARLIRDRAALKFIGDMSRFSPAIMKDINMIERDTGMFDDLHINVAINYGGREDIVHAAKAMARKLRDGEITEDDITEESFGRELYTGGMPDPDLIIRPSGELRLSNFLLYQSAYSEFWFSDIMWPDFSPADLDRALIDYMQRNRRFGGI; via the coding sequence ATGGATTTAAAAATAGGCCCCGACAATCCCGCAATGCCTAAGCATATAGGCATAATAATGGACGGCAACGGACGATGGGCAAAAAAAAGAGGTCTGCCGCGCAGCGCGGGACATAAGGAAGGCGCGAAGACGTTCAAAAAGATATCGGAATACTGCCAGCAGATAGGCATAAAATATTTAACGGTCTACGCGTTCTCTACAGAGAACTGGAAGCGGCCCGAGGAAGAAATAGAAGGAATTTTTGCGCTTCTTCATATATACATATGGAACGAGCGCGCGCGCCTTATCCGCGATCGCGCAGCGCTTAAATTCATCGGCGATATGAGCCGATTCTCGCCCGCGATAATGAAGGATATAAATATGATAGAGCGCGACACCGGCATGTTTGACGACCTGCACATAAACGTCGCAATAAATTACGGCGGCAGGGAGGATATCGTACACGCGGCGAAAGCAATGGCAAGAAAGCTGCGCGACGGCGAGATAACCGAGGACGACATAACGGAAGAGTCGTTCGGGCGCGAGCTTTACACGGGCGGTATGCCCGACCCCGACCTTATCATAAGGCCGAGCGGGGAGTTAAGACTTTCAAACTTCCTTCTCTATCAGAGCGCGTATTCGGAGTTTTGGTTCTCCGATATAATGTGGCCCGATTTTTCTCCGGCCGATCTCGACCGCGCGCTCATAGATTATATGCAGCGCAACAGAAGATTCGGCGGCATTTAA
- a CDS encoding phosphatidate cytidylyltransferase, producing MGKRLISAAVGLAILLVVLFSNNLYLMEGCMIVISLVAMYELYRAIGIIKYKALVVVGAVCAIVIMFFQFAGISSFFGLILLTVTALFLITIIGGGEKVKFEHIAMVFMIAIFVPVFFSQVVKVRMLENGKYLIYLVFFAAFITDSCAFFVGRFFGRHKFAPRVSPKKTIEGAVGGLAGCVISFLIFGLVMERVFGFTANYALLALFGAVGAVIAEIGDLAASVIKRQYGIKDYGDIMPGHGGVLDRFDSVLFTAPLMSLLLHNFTVLM from the coding sequence ATGGGGAAAAGGTTGATTTCAGCTGCCGTGGGTCTGGCGATATTGCTCGTAGTGCTGTTTTCCAACAATCTTTATTTGATGGAAGGATGCATGATAGTTATTTCGCTGGTCGCTATGTATGAGCTTTACCGCGCAATAGGCATAATTAAATATAAGGCGCTCGTTGTCGTTGGAGCAGTATGCGCGATAGTCATTATGTTCTTTCAATTCGCGGGCATCAGTTCGTTCTTCGGGCTGATACTTCTCACTGTGACGGCTCTCTTTTTGATAACGATAATCGGCGGAGGAGAAAAGGTAAAATTCGAGCACATCGCCATGGTATTCATGATAGCGATTTTCGTTCCGGTATTCTTTTCTCAGGTGGTCAAGGTAAGAATGCTGGAAAACGGCAAGTATCTTATATACCTTGTGTTCTTTGCGGCTTTTATTACCGATTCATGCGCTTTCTTCGTCGGTCGCTTTTTCGGACGCCATAAGTTCGCGCCGAGAGTAAGCCCGAAAAAGACGATAGAGGGCGCTGTCGGCGGCCTCGCGGGCTGTGTAATAAGCTTTCTTATTTTCGGGCTTGTTATGGAGCGCGTGTTCGGTTTTACGGCAAACTACGCCCTGCTTGCGCTGTTCGGCGCAGTGGGAGCGGTGATAGCCGAAATAGGCGACCTTGCGGCTTCGGTAATAAAACGTCAGTACGGCATAAAGGATTACGGCGACATAATGCCCGGACACGGAGGAGTATTGGACAGATTCGACAGCGTATTGTTTACTGCGCCGCTTATGAGTCTGCTATTACATAATTTTACGGTGCTTATGTGA